A part of Aegilops tauschii subsp. strangulata cultivar AL8/78 chromosome 2, Aet v6.0, whole genome shotgun sequence genomic DNA contains:
- the LOC141041656 gene encoding uncharacterized protein isoform X2 — MNVMVVKKSVPPPPAEELEYTKDMGCAAATKAVAVEYTEEERVDGALELYARVEALEADRAATRREVAALRAEPAREVLAREMARRLCRESAAVTMVHKPRFSVLAICKFSHHGTWANVP; from the exons ATGAATGTCATGGTGGTCAAGAAGTCGGTCCCGCCGCCTCCTGCGGAGGAGTTGGAGTACACGAAAGACATGGGGTGCGCGGCCGCGACCAAGGCCGTGGCTGTGGAGTACACGGAAGAGGAGCGCGTGGATGGTGCGCTGGAGCTGTACGCGAGGGTGGAGGCGCTGGAGGCAGACAGGGCGGCCACGCGGAGGGAGGTGGCGGCGCTGCGAGCCGAGCCAGCGCGAGAGGTGCTAGCAAGGGAGATGGCACGGCGCCTGTGCCGTGAATCCGCGGCCGTCACGATGGTGCACAAGCCGCGTTTCTCCGTGCTCGCCATTTGCAAG TTTTCTCACCATGGAACCTGGGCGAACGTTCCCTGA
- the LOC141041656 gene encoding uncharacterized protein isoform X1: MNVMVVKKSVPPPPAEELEYTKDMGCAAATKAVAVEYTEEERVDGALELYARVEALEADRAATRREVAALRAEPAREVLAREMARRLCRESAAVTMVHKPRFSVLAICKWFFSVILKSNRCFTARSAQVALIIKNVLVSLSGSFLTMEPGRTFPESLRLTFGLSSALGMLLLLERFTAALHRRRRSLLDS; the protein is encoded by the exons ATGAATGTCATGGTGGTCAAGAAGTCGGTCCCGCCGCCTCCTGCGGAGGAGTTGGAGTACACGAAAGACATGGGGTGCGCGGCCGCGACCAAGGCCGTGGCTGTGGAGTACACGGAAGAGGAGCGCGTGGATGGTGCGCTGGAGCTGTACGCGAGGGTGGAGGCGCTGGAGGCAGACAGGGCGGCCACGCGGAGGGAGGTGGCGGCGCTGCGAGCCGAGCCAGCGCGAGAGGTGCTAGCAAGGGAGATGGCACGGCGCCTGTGCCGTGAATCCGCGGCCGTCACGATGGTGCACAAGCCGCGTTTCTCCGTGCTCGCCATTTGCAAG TGGTTCTTCTCCGTGATCCTAAAGAGCAATAGATGTTTTACGGCCAGGTCCGCACAAGTGGCGCTTATAATAAAAAATGTTCTTGTGTCTTTGAGTGGCAGTTTTCTCACCATGGAACCTGGGCGAACGTTCCCTGAATCTCTCAGGCTGACGTTTGGCCTGTCGTCGGCACTCGGCATGCTTCTGCTTCTGGAGAGATTCACCGCTGCACTGCACCGCCGCCGGCGATCATTGTTGGACTCATAG